The following proteins come from a genomic window of Myroides odoratus DSM 2801:
- a CDS encoding helix-turn-helix domain-containing protein: protein MKIPLEPFMHRSSSRLYINSENLDKVLELRKDFIFTPHELSFFSIHLFTEGEGILDVDFSPIKVVEKEVLVLFKNQVVEWKEPLNYKAKILIFTEDFFCIDEMHFQFFYTSTIFKHLGKCKSIAIHNHFDELVLLFDIINQELEKPYYPKQQYVLNNYLFNILIFLERALNQNAVEEKLTVSHEKLIVAKFKDLVNRKLNKSYSVKMYAEELNLGLRTIEYAFQKIENTTPYKWICKRMVMEISRCLLYKDLPVNVISYQLGFKEANHLSVFFKKQTGFTPLEYKSKYSKE from the coding sequence ATGAAAATACCTTTAGAGCCGTTTATGCATCGGTCCTCTAGTAGACTTTATATAAATAGTGAAAATTTAGATAAAGTCTTGGAGCTAAGAAAAGATTTTATTTTTACCCCTCATGAGCTTAGTTTTTTTAGTATTCATTTGTTTACTGAAGGAGAAGGTATTTTAGATGTTGACTTTAGTCCAATAAAGGTAGTCGAAAAAGAAGTTTTAGTCCTTTTTAAAAATCAAGTGGTGGAGTGGAAAGAGCCCTTGAACTACAAGGCAAAGATTTTAATTTTTACAGAGGATTTTTTTTGTATTGATGAAATGCACTTTCAGTTTTTTTATACTTCAACTATATTCAAGCACTTAGGGAAATGTAAAAGTATTGCGATACACAACCATTTTGACGAACTAGTCTTGTTGTTTGATATCATAAACCAAGAATTAGAAAAGCCCTATTATCCTAAACAGCAATATGTGCTGAATAATTATTTGTTTAATATTTTGATTTTTTTGGAACGCGCATTGAATCAAAATGCCGTGGAAGAAAAGTTGACCGTGTCCCATGAGAAATTGATTGTTGCTAAATTTAAAGATTTAGTCAATCGAAAACTGAATAAGAGTTACAGTGTCAAGATGTATGCAGAAGAGTTGAATTTGGGATTGAGAACCATTGAATATGCCTTTCAAAAAATTGAAAATACGACCCCTTATAAGTGGATTTGTAAGCGGATGGTTATGGAAATCAGTAGGTGTTTGTTGTATAAAGATCTTCCTGTCAATGTTATTTCGTATCAATTGGGTTTTAAAGAAGCCAATCATTTATCTGTTTTTTTTAAAAAGCAAACGGGGTTTACTCCATTGGAGTATAAAAGCAAGTATTCCAAAGAGTAG
- a CDS encoding 4Fe-4S dicluster domain-containing protein, translated as MATMITDQCINCGACEPECPNNAIYEGSDDWRYKEGTVLKGNIILPDGTEIDADEFQDSIADDIYYIVPGKCTECKGHFGEPQCAAVCPVDCCIDDPDHEESEEVLLQRFSFLQQQ; from the coding sequence ATGGCAACCATGATAACGGACCAATGTATCAATTGCGGGGCCTGTGAACCAGAATGCCCAAATAACGCAATATACGAAGGATCAGATGACTGGAGATACAAAGAAGGAACTGTACTGAAAGGAAATATAATATTACCCGATGGAACGGAAATTGATGCAGATGAATTCCAAGATAGTATAGCAGATGATATCTACTATATCGTTCCAGGTAAATGTACCGAATGTAAAGGTCACTTTGGAGAACCACAATGTGCTGCAGTTTGTCCTGTAGATTGTTGCATTGACGATCCAGATCACGAAGAAAGTGAGGAAGTTTTACTACAGCGTTTTTCTTTTTTACAACAGCAATAA
- a CDS encoding NADPH-dependent FMN reductase gives MKVLIFTGALERRADSTSERLSQYLSDELTTLGIETSVFKIAESGIPLFDITSTRTPNAVELMNLQFREADIHLWLTPLYHGSMTGAMKNCFDWLEISAKSPNPYLTGKTVGLVCWADGVQAMQGINAMDAVAKALRAWPAPYSVAIQRSELYTENGSINPKYQERFRTLLQLITKKQ, from the coding sequence ATGAAAGTCCTCATTTTTACAGGCGCCTTGGAACGAAGAGCAGACTCTACTTCTGAGCGCTTATCTCAATATTTAAGTGATGAACTCACAACCCTTGGAATCGAAACTTCGGTATTTAAAATAGCCGAATCTGGCATTCCTCTTTTTGATATTACATCCACGCGAACACCCAATGCAGTAGAACTAATGAATTTGCAGTTTCGCGAAGCAGATATTCACCTTTGGCTTACGCCTCTTTATCACGGTAGTATGACGGGAGCAATGAAAAATTGCTTCGATTGGCTGGAAATCAGTGCCAAATCGCCCAATCCGTATTTAACAGGAAAAACAGTGGGCTTGGTATGCTGGGCAGATGGTGTTCAAGCGATGCAAGGAATCAATGCCATGGATGCCGTTGCAAAAGCATTAAGAGCATGGCCTGCTCCTTATAGCGTAGCCATTCAACGAAGTGAACTCTATACGGAAAATGGTTCCATCAATCCAAAATACCAAGAACGCTTCCGTACCCTTTTACAGCTCATCACTAAAAAACAATAG
- a CDS encoding DUF2480 family protein — translation MATDTIVNKVAATGIIAFDLMTYEPTIEVVGFDLKPLLYMEMIIKEKEFRTAVAQVDFSCYRDKAVAVYCSVDAIIPQWVYMVIADKLYSETTVFKFCTPDALKLELWESNVQQADTTEYHNQKVVVRANPEVPPSLYMVASKKLKPLVKSLLYGEIGMPKVIFK, via the coding sequence ATGGCAACAGATACAATCGTAAATAAAGTAGCCGCTACAGGCATCATTGCTTTCGACCTCATGACGTATGAACCCACTATTGAAGTAGTTGGATTTGACCTTAAACCGCTGCTTTATATGGAAATGATTATCAAAGAAAAAGAATTTAGAACTGCCGTTGCTCAGGTTGATTTTTCTTGTTATCGCGATAAAGCAGTAGCTGTTTATTGCTCTGTTGATGCGATTATTCCACAATGGGTCTATATGGTTATTGCTGATAAATTATACAGTGAGACAACTGTTTTTAAATTTTGTACACCCGATGCTCTTAAACTTGAATTATGGGAATCTAACGTACAACAGGCAGACACGACAGAGTATCACAACCAAAAAGTAGTGGTACGAGCTAATCCAGAAGTCCCCCCTTCTCTTTATATGGTAGCATCCAAAAAATTAAAACCCCTTGTAAAATCACTACTCTATGGGGAAATTGGAATGCCCAAAGTAATTTTTAAATAA
- a CDS encoding superoxide dismutase, producing the protein MSNFNLPALAYAYDALEPHFDQETMTIHHSKHHQAYVDNLNNALAGTPNENKSIEEILGNISTYAPAVRNNGGGHFNHTLFWSILSPTAQLAPKGKLAEAIGQTFGSLENLKEEIKKVGLGQFGSGWAWLFVKADGTLAVTGTPNQDNPLMDTNGANQGYPILGVDVWEHAYYLKYQNKRADYLDAFWSVLDWSLVEQHYLTALANL; encoded by the coding sequence ATGAGTAATTTTAATTTACCGGCTCTTGCTTATGCATACGATGCATTAGAGCCACATTTTGATCAAGAAACAATGACGATTCACCACAGTAAGCATCACCAAGCATATGTGGACAATTTAAATAATGCATTAGCAGGAACACCAAATGAAAATAAGAGCATCGAAGAAATCTTAGGAAACATCAGTACGTATGCTCCAGCAGTGAGAAACAACGGAGGAGGTCATTTCAACCATACCTTGTTCTGGAGTATTCTATCTCCTACTGCTCAACTAGCGCCAAAAGGAAAACTAGCAGAGGCTATTGGACAAACATTTGGAAGTCTAGAAAATCTAAAAGAAGAAATTAAAAAAGTAGGATTAGGTCAATTCGGTTCAGGATGGGCGTGGTTATTTGTAAAAGCAGATGGTACCTTAGCGGTTACCGGAACGCCAAATCAAGACAATCCCTTGATGGATACCAACGGGGCAAACCAAGGATATCCTATTTTAGGTGTTGATGTATGGGAACATGCGTACTACCTTAAATACCAAAATAAAAGAGCAGATTATCTAGATGCTTTTTGGTCTGTATTGGACTGGTCGCTTGTTGAGCAACACTACCTTACAGCACTTGCAAATCTATAA
- a CDS encoding helix-turn-helix transcriptional regulator, translating into MKKSSTDRILMQLKMRGEVIAADLADQLEITKEGARLQLQKLLKEGLVSAVFKSEGVGRPIAYYSLTDQGLAKFPDTHAQVTVEMIEAVRKLFGENALDLLIADREKKVYQHYETVIGQPNSIEEVLNRLVKIRTQEGYMAEWQKEEDGSYIFIENHCPICAAATVCQGFCRSELNNFRQLMGSDFQVERIQYIISGAHRCTYRITKKELE; encoded by the coding sequence ATGAAAAAGAGTTCAACAGACCGAATTTTGATGCAATTGAAAATGCGAGGGGAAGTGATAGCCGCTGATCTTGCGGATCAATTGGAAATTACAAAAGAAGGCGCCCGCTTGCAACTGCAGAAACTTTTGAAAGAAGGCTTGGTATCCGCTGTGTTTAAAAGTGAGGGTGTTGGGCGACCAATTGCATACTATAGCCTTACAGATCAAGGGTTAGCTAAATTTCCTGATACGCATGCTCAGGTTACAGTTGAAATGATTGAGGCGGTAAGAAAACTCTTTGGGGAGAATGCGTTGGATTTATTGATTGCGGATCGAGAAAAGAAAGTGTACCAACACTATGAAACGGTGATCGGTCAGCCAAATTCGATAGAGGAAGTACTAAATCGTTTGGTAAAGATACGAACGCAAGAAGGGTATATGGCTGAATGGCAAAAGGAAGAAGACGGGAGCTATATTTTTATTGAAAATCATTGCCCTATTTGTGCGGCCGCAACCGTGTGTCAAGGGTTTTGCCGCAGTGAGTTGAACAACTTTAGACAATTAATGGGAAGCGATTTTCAGGTCGAACGCATTCAATATATCATTTCAGGTGCTCATCGTTGTACATATCGAATTACAAAAAAAGAACTGGAGTAG
- a CDS encoding fibronectin type III domain-containing protein — protein sequence MIKNTFLVILFLLNCANLAYSQNEGAVQIKATVSEGKVKLRWGVDQPYEWQKANTDGFSITRLVVKRDGVLLSQPEKVELAQVKAEALEAWMDVIQQDQFAAIIAQSLYGDSFEVDQTSETTVGSIVNKAEELVQRHTFALYAADMSFDAAVKAGWGYVDTTIKSNEVYAYQVRATDTQLALRPAAVLVVANEKEQLPVVADFHGIPADKQVILSWGIEFLKQTYTSYRVERSMDQKTFIPLSESPIVDINSNEKHNANFIFFGDKFPTNEATYYYRIYGITMFGEQGPYSAVIPIRGVASLLTAPRILDYRFTAQGALILEWQFPKEEEKNVDYFQLEHSAIGDKEYQVIAPKIDRSTRAYEYKNVSLSNYMKVVAVDKQGQKLRSQSVLAQAIDSIPPAKPLGLEGQIDSLGVVRLQWKPNVEPDLAGYRLLRANTAKEEFVDVYNDRFQDAFAVDSLDFSLGNKKVYYRLVAEDFRFNRSDFSDVLILEKPTHEPPTAPVFRDYFSKDGTIGVYWINSSSDDVIQHTLKRRKKGEVEWLTISQFTAGEEEFIDRELEANSLYEYLIQAQGKTGLWSTPTYAVITIEALNFTLLSVIKDFEYTIDRSNRTLTMYWNYHNNQQPIELQIYKNEKGTPPSLWKVIDAKYQTLVDKELKMNTTYEYYVVPEVKGQVPTKGEKIEVNF from the coding sequence ATGATTAAAAACACCTTTTTGGTTATTTTATTTTTACTTAATTGTGCTAATTTAGCTTATTCTCAAAATGAAGGTGCTGTTCAGATAAAAGCCACAGTTAGCGAAGGAAAAGTTAAATTACGTTGGGGAGTAGATCAGCCTTATGAATGGCAAAAGGCCAATACAGATGGGTTTAGTATTACCCGTTTAGTTGTCAAACGCGATGGTGTTCTATTGTCGCAACCTGAGAAGGTAGAATTGGCTCAAGTAAAAGCAGAAGCTTTGGAAGCGTGGATGGATGTTATTCAACAAGATCAATTCGCAGCCATTATTGCTCAAAGTTTATATGGAGATTCTTTTGAAGTAGATCAAACGAGTGAGACTACGGTAGGAAGTATTGTCAATAAGGCAGAAGAATTGGTGCAACGCCATACATTTGCGCTCTATGCAGCGGATATGAGTTTTGATGCAGCTGTAAAAGCAGGATGGGGGTATGTAGATACCACAATCAAAAGTAATGAAGTTTATGCTTATCAGGTTCGTGCAACAGATACTCAATTGGCGCTTAGGCCTGCTGCTGTTTTAGTTGTTGCAAATGAAAAAGAACAGTTGCCAGTTGTTGCTGATTTTCACGGTATTCCTGCTGATAAACAAGTCATTCTTTCCTGGGGAATTGAGTTTTTAAAACAAACCTATACTTCTTATAGAGTAGAGCGTTCTATGGATCAGAAAACTTTTATACCACTTTCTGAAAGTCCAATTGTCGATATTAATTCCAACGAGAAGCACAACGCTAATTTTATATTTTTTGGTGACAAATTTCCCACGAATGAAGCGACTTACTACTACAGAATATATGGAATTACCATGTTTGGAGAACAAGGACCTTATTCTGCAGTTATACCCATTCGCGGAGTAGCGTCTCTATTGACAGCTCCACGAATTTTAGATTATCGCTTTACAGCACAAGGAGCTTTGATTTTGGAATGGCAATTTCCAAAAGAAGAAGAAAAGAATGTCGATTACTTTCAACTAGAACATTCCGCAATTGGTGATAAAGAATACCAGGTTATTGCTCCTAAAATAGATCGATCCACTCGTGCGTATGAATATAAAAATGTGAGTTTATCCAATTATATGAAAGTCGTAGCTGTGGATAAGCAGGGACAGAAACTCCGTTCGCAGAGTGTTTTAGCTCAGGCAATAGATTCTATTCCACCAGCTAAGCCTTTGGGGTTGGAAGGACAAATTGATAGTCTAGGAGTTGTAAGACTCCAATGGAAACCCAACGTAGAACCTGATTTAGCAGGCTATCGTTTATTGAGAGCCAATACGGCAAAAGAAGAGTTTGTCGATGTGTATAATGATCGGTTTCAAGATGCATTTGCTGTGGATAGCTTAGATTTTTCATTAGGTAATAAAAAAGTATACTATCGCTTAGTAGCAGAAGATTTTAGATTTAATCGCTCGGATTTTTCAGACGTATTAATCTTGGAAAAACCGACGCATGAACCGCCAACAGCGCCAGTGTTTAGAGATTATTTCTCTAAAGATGGAACCATTGGAGTGTATTGGATTAATAGCTCTTCGGATGATGTCATACAACATACACTTAAACGACGCAAAAAGGGGGAAGTTGAATGGTTGACGATTAGTCAATTTACAGCCGGAGAGGAAGAATTTATCGATCGTGAATTAGAAGCAAATTCATTATATGAATACCTCATTCAAGCCCAAGGTAAAACGGGGTTATGGTCTACACCAACTTATGCTGTTATAACCATTGAAGCATTGAATTTTACGTTGCTTTCTGTAATCAAAGACTTCGAATATACAATAGATCGTTCTAATCGAACTTTAACCATGTATTGGAATTATCACAACAATCAACAGCCGATTGAACTTCAAATCTACAAAAATGAAAAGGGTACTCCACCTTCTTTGTGGAAAGTGATTGATGCTAAATATCAAACGCTTGTTGACAAGGAGTTGAAAATGAACACCACTTATGAGTATTATGTTGTTCCTGAAGTAAAAGGACAAGTGCCAACAAAAGGAGAAAAAATAGAAGTGAATTTTTAA
- a CDS encoding T9SS type A sorting domain-containing protein — translation MKKSVVLLIMTLFTMPSWAQLYLNGEAHYKARVNGWSDSNGSSCGDDITGGLQWITATFEKGGFRTFVRGSKDYPGSGHGLRDHTFDENFNFDENNKIVTIEVHTTHRTRGTFGCNSTGYRYSRKVLNGKTCINAEYFDFKDQNNEGGALNQTGYFFLNIYPEVTLRLDNSDLIDLGSESELVVAPIEGIHPSYFNWEYKTAQSDWQLLPAEYQKKNYLNVKGKAFLGAEAFGQMVQLRVNMGCGIPSNVVVFQYMESAPQIRREGTSINTTCYDTADGQFRLYFDRALDASEEEHININVLDTNTHSPIATYDDIRQLEADYSYTLTGLPIGDYEIKITGKKNNKVTYSETQTKAPTFSIARFEPVDFSMSKTDVWCYLGTDGQIQLQASGGTGSGYAYQVNDGAWVDFTTSQATTHTIENLVEGIYRLKVRDSNGCEAKIQQTDSNGNVVLQEIKVLEIALNAPQTPLTIDYTLIDEPRFYGATNGRIVAKIDGGTLKEDQTYDFTWVNAAGVQVGMLSTEYVSGSYYITLDGIGTDQYYLTVQDKNYAAASDKVNCTVIRSLVDLPQPEPLEAKIEVIKPISCHVDNEFGDETDVNPQDGQRDESQDGHLSIVATGGRPFTGSENQGRPYKYTWKRKGANQTWHTYDEASDQLDLLADGTYAVNIEDSYGIVLGVYQNNVLITATDVVYQFEQPTELKLHFTGTDATCHGADGSIQARIEGGTPPYTYQWSNGASTATLDHLEAMPYFVTVHDARGCLVQGSFIVNQPDDVVLTEQITPLRCYNATDASIEVFVTGGTLPYRYAWSNGATTAKIDQLGWGTYQVKVTDGQGCSFVKTYTIENPEEIRLNLAAQRTLCNDQMLDLDITQKDDPGATYLWTSTNGLKSLASQVTLYSEGIYTATVTTSNGCIITDQIEIKRSTSAIDASFYITSQAYTDEEVIIVNVSNPMGQTSTWDIPDEVEILQETKEYVTLRFATEGTYPIQLLQTQGECFKVYQKDIIVEKNTGLTNKDNGSQSSVVEEFIVSPNPNDGVFEVLVQLSKASPISLRMFNAIGQKVTPDQTLSSERIHRVDYTARLAAGGYILVLETPYQTLSKRIIIR, via the coding sequence ATGAAAAAGAGTGTAGTATTACTGATCATGACATTATTCACTATGCCAAGTTGGGCACAGTTATACCTCAATGGAGAGGCTCATTACAAAGCCCGTGTAAATGGTTGGTCAGATTCAAATGGGAGTAGTTGTGGGGATGATATCACTGGAGGACTTCAATGGATTACAGCTACGTTTGAAAAGGGAGGATTTAGAACATTTGTCAGAGGATCTAAGGACTATCCTGGATCCGGACATGGTTTGCGGGACCACACATTTGATGAAAATTTTAATTTTGATGAAAATAATAAAATAGTTACGATTGAAGTGCATACAACCCATAGAACTAGAGGGACATTCGGTTGTAATAGTACTGGTTATAGGTATTCTAGAAAAGTTTTGAATGGAAAAACTTGTATAAATGCTGAATATTTTGATTTCAAAGATCAGAACAATGAAGGAGGAGCACTAAATCAGACAGGGTATTTTTTCTTAAATATTTATCCCGAAGTTACTTTAAGACTGGATAATAGCGATTTGATTGACTTAGGTAGTGAAAGCGAATTAGTTGTTGCGCCTATTGAAGGGATACATCCTTCTTATTTTAATTGGGAATATAAAACAGCTCAATCCGATTGGCAATTGTTACCTGCAGAATACCAGAAGAAAAACTACCTCAATGTTAAAGGAAAAGCGTTTTTAGGAGCTGAGGCATTTGGACAGATGGTACAACTGAGAGTCAATATGGGATGTGGTATTCCTTCAAATGTAGTTGTGTTTCAATACATGGAATCAGCGCCTCAGATTCGCAGAGAAGGGACTTCAATTAATACAACTTGTTATGATACAGCTGATGGACAGTTTCGCTTGTATTTTGATCGTGCATTAGATGCATCAGAAGAGGAGCATATCAATATTAATGTATTGGATACCAATACCCATAGTCCAATTGCTACGTATGATGATATTCGTCAATTGGAAGCCGATTATTCCTATACGCTAACTGGATTGCCGATTGGAGATTATGAAATAAAAATCACAGGAAAAAAGAATAATAAAGTAACCTATTCAGAAACGCAAACTAAAGCCCCTACGTTTTCTATCGCCCGCTTTGAGCCCGTTGATTTTTCAATGAGTAAAACGGATGTTTGGTGTTATCTGGGAACAGATGGACAAATTCAGTTGCAAGCGAGTGGAGGAACAGGAAGTGGTTATGCCTATCAAGTTAATGATGGAGCATGGGTTGACTTTACAACATCACAAGCAACTACGCATACGATTGAAAATCTTGTAGAAGGGATTTATCGCCTTAAAGTTAGAGATAGCAATGGCTGTGAGGCTAAAATTCAGCAAACGGATAGCAATGGAAATGTTGTATTACAGGAAATTAAGGTATTGGAAATTGCATTAAATGCGCCTCAAACTCCTTTGACCATTGACTATACTTTGATAGATGAACCGCGTTTTTATGGAGCCACCAATGGTCGTATTGTGGCTAAAATAGATGGAGGAACACTGAAAGAGGATCAAACGTATGATTTTACGTGGGTAAATGCAGCAGGAGTTCAAGTAGGTATGCTATCAACGGAATATGTATCAGGCTCTTATTATATCACATTAGATGGGATAGGTACGGATCAATATTATTTAACAGTACAAGATAAAAATTATGCTGCGGCAAGCGATAAGGTTAATTGTACAGTGATTCGCTCTCTGGTTGATTTACCTCAACCTGAACCGCTAGAAGCAAAAATCGAAGTGATCAAGCCTATTTCTTGTCATGTGGATAATGAATTTGGAGATGAAACAGATGTAAATCCCCAAGATGGCCAACGCGATGAATCACAAGATGGGCATTTGAGCATTGTTGCAACAGGAGGTCGTCCATTTACGGGTAGCGAAAACCAAGGACGTCCTTATAAATATACATGGAAAAGAAAAGGAGCCAATCAAACGTGGCATACGTATGATGAAGCTTCTGATCAATTGGATTTATTAGCTGATGGTACGTATGCCGTTAATATTGAGGATTCGTATGGAATTGTTTTAGGTGTGTATCAAAACAATGTATTGATCACTGCTACGGATGTTGTATATCAATTTGAACAACCAACAGAATTAAAACTTCATTTTACAGGAACAGATGCCACTTGTCATGGTGCAGATGGATCCATTCAAGCAAGAATAGAAGGCGGAACACCTCCTTATACCTATCAATGGTCTAATGGCGCTAGTACAGCAACGTTGGATCATTTAGAAGCGATGCCTTATTTCGTTACAGTACACGATGCGAGAGGCTGTTTGGTACAAGGAAGTTTTATCGTCAATCAACCAGATGATGTGGTGTTAACAGAGCAAATTACTCCTTTACGCTGCTATAATGCAACAGACGCCTCTATTGAGGTTTTTGTAACAGGTGGAACTTTACCTTATCGCTATGCGTGGAGTAATGGGGCTACAACGGCTAAAATTGATCAACTCGGCTGGGGAACTTATCAAGTAAAAGTAACAGATGGGCAAGGATGTTCTTTTGTGAAAACGTATACGATTGAAAACCCAGAAGAAATCCGTTTGAATTTAGCAGCACAACGTACGTTGTGTAACGACCAAATGTTAGACTTGGATATTACCCAAAAAGACGATCCTGGGGCGACTTATTTATGGACCTCAACTAATGGATTGAAGAGTTTGGCCTCTCAAGTAACTTTATATTCAGAAGGGATATATACAGCTACAGTAACCACAAGTAACGGCTGTATTATCACAGATCAAATTGAAATAAAACGTTCTACTTCAGCTATTGATGCTTCGTTTTATATTACTTCTCAAGCCTATACGGATGAAGAAGTGATTATCGTGAATGTGAGTAATCCTATGGGACAAACTAGCACGTGGGATATTCCGGATGAGGTCGAAATACTACAAGAAACTAAAGAATATGTAACGTTGCGTTTTGCTACAGAAGGAACCTACCCTATTCAATTGCTACAGACACAAGGGGAGTGTTTTAAAGTTTATCAAAAAGATATTATTGTAGAAAAAAATACAGGATTAACAAACAAAGATAACGGAAGTCAATCTTCTGTAGTAGAGGAATTTATTGTAAGTCCCAATCCGAATGATGGCGTGTTTGAAGTATTGGTTCAGCTGAGTAAAGCTAGCCCAATTAGCCTGCGTATGTTCAATGCTATTGGACAAAAAGTAACCCCCGATCAAACGCTATCTAGTGAGCGAATTCACCGAGTGGATTATACTGCTCGCTTAGCCGCAGGAGGTTATATCCTAGTTTTAGAAACCCCTTATCAGACTTTGAGTAAGCGTATCATTATACGCTAA